In one window of Mauremys reevesii isolate NIE-2019 linkage group 22, ASM1616193v1, whole genome shotgun sequence DNA:
- the LOC120388176 gene encoding uncharacterized protein LOC120388176, translating into MLQPSPPPALQISPNDVSGAHYGPEQEVQDEAPGRARRGARRNLLEPQRRRIRPGCRLPAEAPKDKAEAPSGIGDLVLAAELMEMAGVSPCYAQPQGGTQPAVQHDHGAYGIPQEPAALGRMVRELQETVHRQSQLLQSLQEALAASQERCQELQERSESECWALASELGQRIAALEAENRNLRCEREQLESRTQGLREELERSRGTVLHVSHKLKEQGGRAGPGRFCLASVRDDGKWLRFYTGFDSAQRLAAFLAFLREGEPQRGTEPGPPSALSPEDQLFLVLVRLRLGLLLQDLAFRFHLSEATASRYWLSWTQLMETRLAQVPVRCSPRYVERFEPRRALRVGGVPLVVLDCAQLCFEGRGRRLYALQGCALAAPSGFLAFCCSAALRGGEGAAGPGLPPFLRDGPVALSAWQGEASRQVLSLASLADKALRFRFLRGVQPPAMEGQVGRAWAICCYLACLLHEPMGLA; encoded by the exons ATgttgcagcccagcccccctccagCGCTGCAG ATCTCCCCGAACGACGTCTCCGGCGCCCACTACGGGCCGGAGCAGGAAGTGCAGGATGAGGCACCCGGCAGAGCTCGGAGAGGCGCCCGGAGGAACCTGCTGGAGCCCCAAAGAAGGAGAATCCGCCCGGGCTGCCGGCTGCCAGCAGAGGCGCCCAAGGACAAAG CGGAAGCCCCCTCTGGCATCGGGGACCTGGTTCTGGCAGCTGAGCTGATGGAGATGGCCGGGGTGTCCCCCTGCTatgcccagccccagggcgggaCCCAGCCGGCCGTGCAGCACGACCATGGGGCCTACGGCATCCCCCAGGAGCCGGCCGCACTGGGCCGCATGGTGCGGGAGCTGCAGGAGACGGTGCATCGGCAGAGCCAGCTGCTGCAGAGTTTGCAGGAGGCCCTGGCCGCCAGCCAGGAGCGCTGCCAGGAGCTGCAG GAGAGGTCGGAGAGTGAGTGCTGGGCGCTGGCGTCGGAGCTGGGCCAGCGGATCGCGGCGCTGGAGGCGGAGAACCGAAACCTGCGGTGCGAGCGGGAGCAGCTGGAGAGCCGGACGCAGGGGCTGCGGgaggagctggagcggagccgtgGCACGGTGCTGCACGTCAGCCACAAGCTGAAGGAGcaggggggccgggccgggccaggccggttcTGCCTGGCCAGCGTCCGGGACGACGGCAAGTGGCTGCGGTTCTACACTGGCTTCGACAGCGCCCAGCGCCTGGCTGCGTTCCTGGCCTTCCTGAGGGAGGGGGAGCCGCAGCGGGGGACTGAGCCGGGCCCCCCCAGCGCCCTGAGCCCCGAGGACCAGCTCTTCCTGGTGCTGGTGCGGCTGCGGCTGGGGCTGCTCCTGCAGGATCTGGCCTTTCGCTTCCACCTCTCCGAGGCCACCGCCTCCCGCTACTGGCTCAGCTGGACCCAGCTCATGGAGACCCGGCTGGCCCAG gtGCCGGTGCGGTGCAGCCCGCGCTATGTCGAGCGCTTCGAGCCGCGGCGGGCGTTGCGGGTCGGGGGCGTCCCGCTGGTGGTGCTGGACTGCGCCCAGCTCTGCTTCGAGGGCCGGGGCCGGCGGCTCTACGCCCTGCAGGGCTGCGCCCTGGCCGCCCCCAGCGGCTTCCTGGCCTTCTGCTGCAGCGCCGccctgcggggcggggagggggcggcggggccggggctgcccCCCTTCCTGCGGGACGGCCCCGTGGCCCTCAGCGCCTGGCAGGGGGAGGCCAGCCGGCAGGTGCTCAGCCTGGCCAGCCTGGCCGACAAGGCCCTGCGCTTCCGCTTCCTGCGCGGGGTCCAGCCCCCCGCCATGGAGGGCCAGGTGGGGCGAGCCTGGGCCATCTGCTGCTACCTGGCCTGCCTGCTGCACGAGCCCATGGGGCTGGCCTAG
- the RPL18 gene encoding 60S ribosomal protein L18 → MGVDIRHNKDRKVRRTEPKSQDIYLRLLVKLYRFLARRTNSRFNKVVLKRLFMSRTNRPPLALSRMIRKMKLPGRDNKTAVVVGTVTDDIRIHDIPKLKVCALRVTKGARSRILKAGGQIMTFDQLAMAAPKGQGTVLLSGPRKGRQVYRHFGKAPGTPHSHTKPYVRSKGRKFERARGRRASRGYKN, encoded by the exons atg ggtGTCGATATCCGACACAACAAGGACCGCAAAGTTCGCCGCACAGAGCCCAAGAGCCAGGACATCTACCTGCGCCTGCTGGTCAAG CTGTACCGGTTCCTGGCCCGTCGCACCAACTCCCGCTTCAACAAGGTCGTCCTGAAACGCCTCTTCATGAGCCGCACCAACCGCCCGCCGCTCGCCCTCTCCCGCATG atCCGCAAGATGAAGCTCCCGGGGCGGGATAACAAGACGGCCGTGGTGGTGGGAACCGTCACCGACGACATCCGCATCCACGACATCCCCAAGCTGAAG GTCTGTGCCCTGCGGGTCACCAAAGGAGCCCGCAGTCGCATCCTGAAGGCAGGGGGTCAGATCATGACCTTTGACCAGCTGGCCATGGCAGCCCCCAAAGGACAGGGCACCGTGCTGCTCTCGG GGCCCAGGAAGGGACGGCAGGTGTACCGGCACTTCGGCAAGGCCCCCGGCACCCCCCACAGTCACACCAa gcCCTACGTGCGCTCCAAGGGGCGGAAGTTCGAGCGGGCCCGGGGCCGCCGCGCCAGCCGGGGCTACAAGAACTAA
- the SPHK2 gene encoding sphingosine kinase 2 isoform X1 gives MNLVLGPYGEGAETLLHGEFGAYPSKGSRYALSLTRTALHIQRLVPKPETDQRTVVPLAEVVGCHTLRSRAPADRAAYFSVYAYPLKKRKVAVGSGRGRQRAARTFQVDGADDYEKNQAVAEKWAAAIKCLVLGIPISSDTDIAPSLLPRPRRLLLLLNPFGGRGLALQWCQTHVLPMITEADISFNLIQTERPNHARELVKGINLAEWDGIVAVSGDGLLYEVLNGLMERPDWEQAIKMPIGILPSGSGNALAGAINCNAGRLEQVLGLELLLNCTLLLCHAAVTPLDLVAVTTASGARCFSCLSVAWGFVSDVDIESEKYRHMGAARFTLGTLVRLASMHTYRGRLAYLPAADAHRPISRSITVAPNGRLPLQRLPLHRALSDMGLCEERHTFRGAEPAPAPCPSPGSPPPSSASVLPPPSFSFEPGPGELPAGGAGEARVGGPPDELLVPLGQPVPGSWVTVEDDFVLVLAIYQSHLGADLFAAPFARFDDGLIHLCFIKAGISRAALVRLFLAMEKGSHFEQECPHLVHVPVRAFRLEPLTRKGILTVDGERVEYGPIQGQVHRGLARLITGVDRLKIATG, from the exons ATGAACCTCGTTCTGGGGCCGTACGGCGAGGGCGCGGAGACGCTGCTTCACGGGGAGTTTGGGGCTTACCCCTCCAAGGGGTCCCGCTACGCCCTCAGCCTGACCCGGACGGCGCTGCACATCCAGCGGCTGGTGCCCAAGCCGGAGACGGACCAGCGCACCGTGGTGCCCCTGGCCGAGGTGGTGGGTTGCCACACGCTGCGTAGCCGGGCGCCGGCCGACCGGGCGGCGTATTTCTCTGTCTACGCCTACCCGCTGAAGAAGAGGAAGGTGGCGGTGGGGTCGGGGCGCGGGCGGCAGAGGGCGGCGCGGACCTTCCAGGTGGATGGGGCTGACGACTACGAGAAGAACCAAGCGGTGGCGGAGAAATGGGCGGCTGCCATCAAGTGCCTGGTGTTGGGCATCCCCATCTCCAGCGACACAG ACAtcgctcccagcctcctgccgcgCCCacgccggctgctgctgctgctgaacccgtttgggggcaggggcctggccctgCAGTGGTGCCAGACCCACGTGCTGCCCATGATCACGGAGGCCGACATCAGCTTCAACTTGATCCAGACGG agaGGCCGAACCACGCCCGGGAGCTGGTGAAGGGCATCAACCTGGCAGAATGGGATGGGATCGTCGCCGTCTCGGGGGATGGGCTCCTATATGAG GTTCTCAACGGGCTCATGGAGCGCCCCGACTGGGAGCAGGCCATCAAGATGCCGATTGGGATTTTACCGAGTGGTTCGGGGAATGCATTGGCTGGAGCCATCAACTGTAACGCCGG caggcTGGAGCAGGTGCTGGgtctggagctgctgctgaactgcaccctgctgctgtgccacgCAGCCGTCACCCCCCTGGACCTGGTGGCCGTCACCACGGCCTCGGGCGCCCGCTGCTTCTCCTGCCTCAGCGTGGCCTGGGGCTTCGTCTCGGACGTGGACATCGAGAGCGAGAAGTACCGGCACATGGGCGCCGCCCGCTTCACGCTGGGCACCCTGGTGCGCCTGGCCTCCATGCACACCTACCGCGGGCGCCTCGCCTACCTGCCCGCCGCCGACGCCCACCGGCCCATCTCCCGCAGCATCACCGTGGCCCCCAACGGCCGCCTGCCCCTGCAGCGCCTGCCTCTGCACCGCGCCCTGTCCGACATGGGGCTGTGCGAGGAGCGTCACACCTTCCGGGGGGCCGAGCCGGCCCCCGCGCCCTGCCCCTcgcccggctccccgcccccctcctccgcctccgtcctgcccccgcccagctTCTCCTTCGAGCCCGGGCCGGGGGAGCTGCCGGCCGGCGGGGCGGGCGAGGCCCGGGTGGGCGGCCCCCCGGACGAGCTGCTGGTGCCGCTGGGGCAGCCGGTGCCCGGCTCCTGGGTGACGGTGGAGGACGACTTCGTGCTGGTGCTGGCCATCTACCAGAGCCACCTGGGGGCCGACCTCTTCGCCGCCCCCTTCGCCCGCTTCGACGACGGGCTCATCCACCTCTGCTTCATCAAAGCCGGCATCTCCCGCGCCGCCCTGGTCCGCCTCTTCCTGGCCATGGAGAAGGGCAGCCACTTCGAGCAGGAGTGCCCCCACCTCGTCCACGTGCCCGTCCGGGCCTTCCGCCTGGAGCCCCTCACCCGCAAGGGCATCCTGACTGTGGACGGCGAGCGGGTGGAATACGGCCCCATCCAGGGCCAGGTGCACCGGGGCCTCGCCAGACTGATCACCGGCGTCGACCGCCTCAAGATCGCCACCGGCTGA
- the SPHK2 gene encoding sphingosine kinase 2 isoform X2: MNLVLGPYGEGAETLLHGEFGAYPSKGSRYALSLTRTALHIQRLVPKPETDQRTVVPLAEVVGCHTLRSRAPADRAAYFSVYAYPLKKRKVAVGSGRGRQRAARTFQVDGADDYEKNQAVAEKWAAAIKCLVLGIPISSDTDIAPSLLPRPRRLLLLLNPFGGRGLALQWCQTHVLPMITEADISFNLIQTERPNHARELVKGINLAEWDGIVAVSGDGLLYEVLNGLMERPDWEQAIKMPIGILPSGSGNALAGAINCNAGLEQVLGLELLLNCTLLLCHAAVTPLDLVAVTTASGARCFSCLSVAWGFVSDVDIESEKYRHMGAARFTLGTLVRLASMHTYRGRLAYLPAADAHRPISRSITVAPNGRLPLQRLPLHRALSDMGLCEERHTFRGAEPAPAPCPSPGSPPPSSASVLPPPSFSFEPGPGELPAGGAGEARVGGPPDELLVPLGQPVPGSWVTVEDDFVLVLAIYQSHLGADLFAAPFARFDDGLIHLCFIKAGISRAALVRLFLAMEKGSHFEQECPHLVHVPVRAFRLEPLTRKGILTVDGERVEYGPIQGQVHRGLARLITGVDRLKIATG, translated from the exons ATGAACCTCGTTCTGGGGCCGTACGGCGAGGGCGCGGAGACGCTGCTTCACGGGGAGTTTGGGGCTTACCCCTCCAAGGGGTCCCGCTACGCCCTCAGCCTGACCCGGACGGCGCTGCACATCCAGCGGCTGGTGCCCAAGCCGGAGACGGACCAGCGCACCGTGGTGCCCCTGGCCGAGGTGGTGGGTTGCCACACGCTGCGTAGCCGGGCGCCGGCCGACCGGGCGGCGTATTTCTCTGTCTACGCCTACCCGCTGAAGAAGAGGAAGGTGGCGGTGGGGTCGGGGCGCGGGCGGCAGAGGGCGGCGCGGACCTTCCAGGTGGATGGGGCTGACGACTACGAGAAGAACCAAGCGGTGGCGGAGAAATGGGCGGCTGCCATCAAGTGCCTGGTGTTGGGCATCCCCATCTCCAGCGACACAG ACAtcgctcccagcctcctgccgcgCCCacgccggctgctgctgctgctgaacccgtttgggggcaggggcctggccctgCAGTGGTGCCAGACCCACGTGCTGCCCATGATCACGGAGGCCGACATCAGCTTCAACTTGATCCAGACGG agaGGCCGAACCACGCCCGGGAGCTGGTGAAGGGCATCAACCTGGCAGAATGGGATGGGATCGTCGCCGTCTCGGGGGATGGGCTCCTATATGAG GTTCTCAACGGGCTCATGGAGCGCCCCGACTGGGAGCAGGCCATCAAGATGCCGATTGGGATTTTACCGAGTGGTTCGGGGAATGCATTGGCTGGAGCCATCAACTGTAACGCCGG gcTGGAGCAGGTGCTGGgtctggagctgctgctgaactgcaccctgctgctgtgccacgCAGCCGTCACCCCCCTGGACCTGGTGGCCGTCACCACGGCCTCGGGCGCCCGCTGCTTCTCCTGCCTCAGCGTGGCCTGGGGCTTCGTCTCGGACGTGGACATCGAGAGCGAGAAGTACCGGCACATGGGCGCCGCCCGCTTCACGCTGGGCACCCTGGTGCGCCTGGCCTCCATGCACACCTACCGCGGGCGCCTCGCCTACCTGCCCGCCGCCGACGCCCACCGGCCCATCTCCCGCAGCATCACCGTGGCCCCCAACGGCCGCCTGCCCCTGCAGCGCCTGCCTCTGCACCGCGCCCTGTCCGACATGGGGCTGTGCGAGGAGCGTCACACCTTCCGGGGGGCCGAGCCGGCCCCCGCGCCCTGCCCCTcgcccggctccccgcccccctcctccgcctccgtcctgcccccgcccagctTCTCCTTCGAGCCCGGGCCGGGGGAGCTGCCGGCCGGCGGGGCGGGCGAGGCCCGGGTGGGCGGCCCCCCGGACGAGCTGCTGGTGCCGCTGGGGCAGCCGGTGCCCGGCTCCTGGGTGACGGTGGAGGACGACTTCGTGCTGGTGCTGGCCATCTACCAGAGCCACCTGGGGGCCGACCTCTTCGCCGCCCCCTTCGCCCGCTTCGACGACGGGCTCATCCACCTCTGCTTCATCAAAGCCGGCATCTCCCGCGCCGCCCTGGTCCGCCTCTTCCTGGCCATGGAGAAGGGCAGCCACTTCGAGCAGGAGTGCCCCCACCTCGTCCACGTGCCCGTCCGGGCCTTCCGCCTGGAGCCCCTCACCCGCAAGGGCATCCTGACTGTGGACGGCGAGCGGGTGGAATACGGCCCCATCCAGGGCCAGGTGCACCGGGGCCTCGCCAGACTGATCACCGGCGTCGACCGCCTCAAGATCGCCACCGGCTGA
- the LOC120388659 gene encoding D site-binding protein, giving the protein MARPAAQLGATERLPTPLLASPPLGVPGAGMVSLKSLLQGPIKSPERRPKDLSTCLAKEKERKMEEELGGARAGQCAYLGSLLWERTLPYSEIEYVDLDEFLLENGLPPSPVQPPFSPASQATRSPSSGIAVDLSRPASCTSSACSSPAECPGSSDGDQCCATAGPVTPASRNTPSPVDPEAVEVLMNFDPDPADLALSSIPGHETFDPRKHRFSDEELKPQPIMKKARKIQVPDEQKDEKYWNRRYKNNEAAKRSRDARRLKENQITVRAAFLEKENAVLRQEVASIRQELSRYRTILTKYESQHGAL; this is encoded by the exons ATGGCCAGACCAGCCGCCCAGCTGGGCGCCACGGAGCGGCTCCCGACCCCTCTGCTCGCCTCCCCGCCGCTGGGGGTGCCCGGGGCCGGCATGGTCAGCCTGAAGAGCCTCCTGCAGGGGCCCATCAAGAGCCCGGAGCGCAGGCCCAAGGACCTGAGCACCT gcCTGGCCAAGGAGAAGGAGCGGAagatggaggaggagctggggggcgcTCGGGCGGGACAGTGCGCCTACCTGGGCTCCCTGCTGTGGGAGCGGACCCTGCCCTACAGTGAGATCGAGTACGTGGACCTGGACGAGTTCCTGCTGGAGAACGGGCTCCCTCCCAGCCCGGTCCAGCCGCCCTTCTCCCCGGCCAGCCAGGCCACCCGCTCGCCCTCCAGTGGCATCGCCGTGGACCTCAGCCGCCCGGCCTCCTGCACCTCCTCGGCCTGCTCCTCGCCCGCCGAGTGCCCGGGCAGCAGCGACGGGGACCAGTGCTGCGCCACAGCAG gtcCGGTGACCCCCGCCTCCCGGAACACGCCCAGCCCGGTGGACCCCGAGGCGGTGGAGGTGCTGATGAACTTTGACCCGGACCCCGCGGACCTGGCGCTATCCAGCATCCCGGGTCACGAGACCTTTGACCCCCGGAAGCACCGGTTCTCGGACGAGGAGCTCAAACCGCAGCCGATCATGAAAAAGGCGCGGAAAATCCAAGTGCCGGACGAGCAGAAG GATGAGAAGTACTGGAACCGGCGCTACAAGAACAACGAGGCGGCCAAGCGGTCGCGGGACGCCCGGCGGCTCAAGGAGAACCAGATCACGGTGCGGGCCGCCTTCCTGGAGAAGGAGAACGCTGTCCTGCGGCAGGAGGTGGCCAGCATCCGCCAGGAGCTCTCCCGCTACCGCACCATCCTCACCAAGTACGAGTCTCAGCACGGCGCCTTGTAG
- the LOC120388638 gene encoding sulfotransferase 2B1-like, with amino-acid sequence MADPGPRSLLYEGLMLPALVHSEESLRYAQFGFQVRDSDVFSVTYPKSGTTWMQELLTLIHSDGDPRLAQSVPSWERVPWLEQITAAGFLENRPCPRLISSHLPCGLFPTSFHGSNAKVIYTVRNPKDVCVSLYHYSKMASFLEFQEDFGEFVELFSAGKVLFGSWFQHVRGWLGLRDRLHFLLLTYEEMHQDLRGSVERICRFLGKQLDARALDGVVANASFQAMKQNKMCNYSLVPENIMDQRVSPFLRKGVPGDWKGHFTVAQSQAFDRLYQEQMQDVGVRFPWDEA; translated from the exons atgGCTGACCCCGGCCCGCGCTCGCTGCTGTACGAGGGGCTCATGCTTCCGGCCCTGGTGCACAGCGAGGAGAGCCTGCGATACGCCCAGTTCGGCTTCCAGGTGCGAGACAGCGACGTCTTCAGTGTCACCTACCCCAAATCGG gcacCACCTGGATGCAGGAGCTGTTGACCCTCATCCACAGCGATGGGGACCCCCGGTTGGCGCAGTCGGTGCCCTCCTGGGAGCgggtgccctggctggagcagatCACAGCAGCCGGGTTCCTGGAGAACAGGCCCTGTCCTCGGCTCATCTCTTCCCACCTGCCCTGcggcctcttccccacctccttccaCGGCTCCAACGCCAAg GTGATCTATACTGTGAGGAACCCCAAGGACGTCTGCGTCTCTCTCTATCATTACTCTAAAATGGCCTCGTTCCTGGAGTTCCAGGAGGATTTTGGGGAATTTGTGGAGCTCTTCAGTGCAGGCAAAG TGCTGTTCGGCTCCTGGTTCCAGCAcgtgaggggctggctgggccttAGGGACCGgctccacttcctcctcctgacctatgaggaaatgcATCAG GACCTGCGGGGCAGCGTGGAGCGGATCTGCCGGTTCCTGGGCAAGCAGCTGGACGCGCGGGCGCTGGACGGGGTGGTGGCAAACGCCTCCTTCCAGGCCATGAAGCAGAACAAGATGTGCAACTACAGCCTGGTGCCGGAGAACATCATGGACCAGCGGGTCAGCCCCTTCCTGAGAAAAG GGGTCCCTGGCGACTGGAAGGGGCACTTCACGGTGGCACAGAGCCAGGCGTTTGACCGGCTCTACCAGGAGCAAATGCAGGATGTGGGTGTCCGATTCCCCTGGGACGAGGCCTGA